A part of Bdellovibrionales bacterium genomic DNA contains:
- a CDS encoding diguanylate cyclase → MKVRNDKSRVHKILIVEDDATVLDVTNEALVQAGFLTERASSGEAAVAKIEEFKPDLILSDHDMPQMTGLDLLRTLRANKNYVSVIFISGRSELKTICQALELGADDYLRKPFRFEELIARIRGCLRTKEVHEQLQRANEKLLEMVDHDFLTGLYNMRTMYEKIDFELKRARRYDRKIGVVMIDMDYFKTVNDQNDHLFGSYVLAEMGKILQVTVRESDYAARYGGDEFLIVLTEVDQMGAGIFCERLRKQIENHTFRNENSSIKLTISLGYVVSQGENSADARTMVRKADHALYEAKRLGRNRAFLGSL, encoded by the coding sequence GTGAAAGTGAGAAATGACAAATCTAGGGTCCACAAAATTTTAATTGTCGAGGATGATGCCACCGTACTTGATGTAACAAATGAGGCCTTGGTCCAAGCTGGCTTTTTGACCGAACGAGCTTCCTCAGGAGAGGCGGCAGTTGCAAAGATTGAAGAATTTAAACCTGATTTGATCCTATCTGACCACGACATGCCGCAGATGACTGGTCTTGATTTACTCAGGACACTTCGCGCCAATAAGAACTATGTGAGCGTAATTTTCATTTCAGGTCGCTCAGAACTCAAGACGATTTGTCAGGCTTTGGAGCTCGGAGCCGACGACTATCTTCGAAAGCCTTTCAGATTTGAAGAACTCATTGCTCGCATAAGGGGATGTCTGAGAACCAAAGAAGTTCATGAGCAACTTCAGAGGGCAAATGAAAAATTACTTGAGATGGTGGATCATGACTTCTTGACCGGTCTCTATAACATGCGCACGATGTATGAAAAAATTGACTTTGAGCTAAAAAGGGCTCGTCGGTATGATCGTAAAATTGGCGTCGTCATGATCGATATGGACTATTTTAAGACCGTAAATGATCAAAATGATCATTTGTTTGGCAGCTATGTGTTGGCCGAGATGGGTAAGATACTGCAAGTAACGGTAAGGGAAAGTGACTATGCCGCTCGCTACGGGGGAGATGAGTTTCTCATTGTCTTAACCGAAGTTGATCAGATGGGGGCTGGAATTTTCTGCGAGCGACTAAGAAAACAGATCGAAAATCACACATTTCGAAATGAAAATTCCAGTATAAAACTGACTATTTCTCTTGGCTACGTTGTTAGCCAAGGTGAAAATAGCGCTGATGCCAGAACAATGGTTCGTAAGGCCGATCATGCACTTTATGAGGCCAAGAGACTTGGTCGAAATCGAGCATTTCTAGGATCCTTGTAG
- a CDS encoding TetR family transcriptional regulator — protein sequence MAQKQAGKRVRSRPKDGLDPDSKKTLITAAKRLFARRGLNGTSIRDIAREAKMNSSMISYYFRGKNGLYRACLQEIGSTRLQFTRDLLASPANFQDYRLRLKLFAESLFKLFLEDRDIGLIIIREYDRLHSPAEKVFKENFLNLIETIVHYFKDSQAKGFVSSSFDPYILASLFFGCLSSQLRLDHINEKSFGRSLKDPSERNRISSQLVEIFSRLKHSMIEVK from the coding sequence TTGGCCCAAAAACAAGCAGGGAAACGTGTCAGATCTCGACCAAAGGACGGTCTTGACCCAGACTCCAAAAAAACTCTGATCACGGCCGCAAAGCGGCTTTTTGCACGCCGCGGCCTCAACGGAACTTCTATCCGTGATATAGCTCGAGAAGCAAAAATGAATTCCAGCATGATTAGCTATTATTTCAGAGGAAAGAATGGACTCTATCGAGCCTGTTTGCAGGAAATTGGTTCCACGCGCCTGCAATTCACACGCGACCTCCTCGCATCTCCCGCCAATTTCCAGGACTATCGGCTGAGACTCAAACTATTCGCAGAGAGCCTTTTCAAGCTATTTCTAGAGGATCGTGACATTGGCCTGATCATTATTCGCGAGTATGATCGACTTCACTCTCCGGCCGAAAAAGTATTTAAGGAAAACTTCCTCAATCTCATCGAAACGATCGTTCATTATTTTAAGGATTCCCAAGCAAAGGGTTTTGTGAGCTCCTCCTTTGACCCTTACATTCTAGCCAGCCTATTTTTTGGATGCCTCTCCAGTCAGCTAAGATTGGATCATATCAATGAAAAAAGCTTTGGTCGTAGTCTTAAAGACCCTTCAGAGCGCAATCGAATTTCATCTCAACTCGTCGAGATTTTTTCTCGCCTAAAGCATTCAATGATTGAGGTGAAGTGA
- a CDS encoding acyl-CoA dehydrogenase, which produces MPFDFFYGIFGYQDPIWVAWAGTVLVFVTIGYLGAPIWVWSVAGLISLVGWGSPGILIYVVAAIMLVANLRPLRRILISSVVMKVMKALGVIPKISATERTALEAGVVWMEKELFSGRPDFKLLMSQAFPKLNKEEEDFLNGPVEELCRMVDDWKIYKERDIPPEVIDYIKKNKFLGMIIPKEYGGLGFSHYAHSQVIHKVSSRSAAVAIFVMVPNSLGPAELLNHYGTKKQKDYYLPRLAVGDELPCFGLTEPTAGSDAGSILSYGILFKGDDGKIYVRMTWKKRWITLASIATVLGIAFRLRDPENLLGRGEDLGITCALVPAKTKGVVLGRRHDPLTIPFSNCPMEGHEVVVNAEDCIIGGIEGAGKGWKMLMESLAAGRGVSLPAQGTMGAKVSARVASAHAVVRKQFGVSIGKFEGIEEPLARIAGATYYLEALRKYVLSALDQEVKPPVVTAMAKYMATEGMRKALSDGMDIIGGQGISMGARNLLAIPYIGAPIGITVEGANILTRTLIIFGQGAMRAHPFAFREVDAIERGDLKEFDVAFWGHIGHVVRNLFRSVVLSLTRGRFAFTGRPSAVRRYAQKLKWASASFAIMADVAMGTLGGQLKIKEKLTGRYADILSWMFIGTAVLRRWEAEGCRKEDLPFVHYSMRHCLAEIQNAFDGIFGNMQVPGLSWFFTRPMRWWSRLNFFTQGPDDRLSHKVASLIQIEGEQRNRLTDGMYIPKETSEALGLLEAAFSAAHRSAAVEAKLRKAAKDGYLPRKRRPSALLDEARQKGLIDQAEYDIVFEAERLRLNYVQVDDFSKEELVAAKGLPATEHKFHLPEDPPSGKLSDGTNGKSAAGGVNSNSGKENSGHSGRV; this is translated from the coding sequence ATACCATTCGATTTCTTTTACGGTATTTTTGGTTATCAAGATCCAATATGGGTCGCATGGGCTGGGACAGTTTTGGTGTTTGTCACGATTGGATATCTCGGTGCTCCTATATGGGTATGGTCTGTCGCAGGCTTGATAAGCCTTGTGGGCTGGGGCTCCCCTGGGATTTTGATCTATGTGGTCGCGGCGATCATGCTGGTAGCAAATCTGAGACCTCTTCGTCGAATTTTGATTTCTTCGGTCGTCATGAAAGTAATGAAAGCTCTTGGTGTTATTCCCAAGATCAGTGCAACCGAAAGAACGGCGCTCGAAGCAGGTGTTGTTTGGATGGAAAAGGAGTTGTTTTCGGGGCGTCCGGATTTCAAACTTCTCATGAGTCAAGCTTTTCCAAAGCTCAATAAGGAAGAAGAGGATTTTCTCAATGGGCCGGTTGAGGAACTTTGCAGGATGGTTGATGATTGGAAAATCTATAAAGAGCGAGACATTCCTCCCGAGGTGATAGATTATATAAAGAAGAATAAATTCCTGGGAATGATTATTCCTAAGGAATATGGTGGATTGGGGTTCTCTCATTACGCTCACAGTCAGGTGATCCATAAAGTCTCTTCGCGGTCTGCGGCCGTTGCTATTTTTGTGATGGTACCGAATTCTTTGGGACCGGCAGAATTGCTAAATCATTACGGTACAAAAAAGCAGAAGGACTATTATTTGCCTCGTCTTGCAGTTGGAGATGAACTGCCTTGCTTTGGGCTCACTGAACCAACAGCGGGAAGTGATGCGGGATCAATTCTTTCTTACGGAATATTGTTTAAAGGCGATGATGGAAAAATTTATGTTCGCATGACCTGGAAAAAACGCTGGATTACGTTGGCTTCAATTGCAACAGTACTCGGAATTGCATTCCGTTTGCGCGATCCTGAGAATTTGCTGGGACGAGGCGAGGATTTAGGAATCACCTGTGCCTTAGTTCCTGCAAAGACAAAAGGGGTTGTCCTTGGCCGACGCCACGATCCTTTGACTATTCCGTTTAGCAATTGTCCGATGGAGGGTCACGAGGTTGTCGTAAATGCTGAGGATTGTATCATCGGTGGCATTGAGGGAGCGGGCAAAGGGTGGAAGATGTTGATGGAGTCGTTGGCTGCGGGGAGAGGAGTGTCCCTTCCTGCCCAAGGAACGATGGGCGCAAAAGTCTCAGCCAGGGTGGCTTCTGCTCATGCCGTCGTTCGTAAGCAATTTGGTGTTTCTATAGGAAAGTTCGAAGGCATAGAAGAACCTTTGGCTCGTATCGCTGGGGCGACCTATTATCTTGAAGCACTTCGCAAGTACGTGCTAAGTGCCTTGGATCAAGAAGTGAAACCACCTGTTGTAACAGCCATGGCGAAGTACATGGCGACCGAGGGAATGCGCAAAGCCTTGTCTGACGGAATGGATATCATCGGGGGACAGGGGATCAGCATGGGCGCTCGTAACCTTCTTGCTATCCCTTATATTGGTGCACCTATAGGTATTACTGTTGAAGGTGCCAATATTCTGACTCGAACACTCATTATTTTTGGACAGGGAGCAATGCGTGCTCATCCCTTTGCTTTTCGTGAAGTCGATGCGATTGAAAGAGGTGATTTGAAAGAATTTGATGTCGCATTTTGGGGCCATATCGGACATGTGGTTCGAAATTTATTTCGTTCCGTTGTTTTGAGTCTCACGCGAGGGCGATTTGCCTTTACGGGCCGGCCTTCTGCTGTTCGTCGGTATGCCCAAAAACTGAAGTGGGCCTCTGCCTCTTTTGCCATTATGGCTGACGTTGCGATGGGAACTCTTGGTGGTCAGCTGAAAATAAAGGAGAAATTGACGGGCCGATATGCTGATATTTTGAGTTGGATGTTTATAGGAACGGCTGTGCTTCGGAGATGGGAGGCTGAGGGCTGCCGCAAGGAAGATTTGCCTTTCGTGCACTATTCGATGCGGCATTGTTTGGCTGAGATACAGAATGCTTTTGATGGAATTTTTGGGAATATGCAAGTTCCTGGCTTAAGTTGGTTTTTTACACGTCCAATGAGATGGTGGTCTCGGCTGAATTTTTTCACTCAGGGACCGGATGATCGTTTGAGCCATAAAGTCGCTTCTCTCATTCAAATTGAGGGGGAGCAAAGGAATCGTTTGACCGATGGGATGTACATTCCTAAAGAAACAAGCGAAGCCCTTGGATTGCTAGAGGCTGCCTTTTCAGCTGCTCATCGGTCAGCTGCTGTGGAAGCAAAGCTTCGTAAAGCAGCAAAAGATGGCTACCTACCTCGAAAGAGACGGCCTTCCGCTTTGTTGGATGAGGCCCGACAAAAGGGCCTCATTGATCAGGCAGAATATGATATTGTTTTTGAGGCAGAAAGACTTCGTTTAAATTATGTGCAAGTAGATGATTTTTCCAAGGAGGAGCTTGTTGCAGCGAAGGGTCTTCCTGCGACGGAGCACAAATTTCATCTTCCTGAGGATCCTCCGTCTGGAAAGTTATCAGATGGCACAAACGGAAAATCAGCTGCCGGTGGCGTGAACTCAAATTCAGGCAAGGAAAATTCCGGGCATTCTGGACGGGTTTAG
- a CDS encoding PilZ domain-containing protein: MYQIGLVGKPSSLRHKVNQILNTNFDFHVLVFSNSSQLVMGFNHFSFSALIVVLDGLQVNQLKQLKLIDRNLRRIPIIFVAPEMSPQVRASLKTIRYNTLSILDGRSEVRGLCSVVAKMSDGQPIFNRAYARYETNQMGEIAMGRETKGRVRIVNLSSGGAQLELKDGNFGEGDEITLNVRSLRKTSYGIRGKIKWRDEKTKRAGIEFSLPTENQMPSLTLV, from the coding sequence ATGTATCAGATTGGATTGGTTGGGAAACCGAGTTCATTGCGTCACAAAGTGAATCAAATTCTTAACACTAATTTTGACTTTCACGTCCTCGTATTTTCCAATTCAAGTCAATTGGTCATGGGATTTAATCACTTTAGTTTTAGCGCTTTGATTGTGGTTCTTGATGGTCTGCAAGTAAATCAACTCAAGCAACTAAAGCTGATTGATAGAAACTTGCGACGTATTCCAATCATTTTTGTTGCGCCTGAGATGTCTCCACAAGTTCGAGCTAGCCTGAAAACTATTCGTTATAACACCCTATCGATTTTGGACGGACGAAGCGAAGTGAGAGGACTTTGTTCTGTCGTTGCCAAGATGAGTGATGGACAGCCCATTTTTAATCGGGCCTATGCTCGGTATGAGACCAATCAAATGGGCGAGATTGCCATGGGGCGCGAAACAAAGGGACGAGTTCGAATTGTCAACCTCTCTTCTGGCGGTGCTCAGTTGGAACTCAAAGATGGCAATTTTGGCGAGGGCGATGAGATTACTTTAAACGTGAGAAGCTTGAGAAAAACCTCCTACGGAATTCGTGGAAAAATTAAGTGGCGTGACGAGAAAACGAAGCGCGCGGGAATCGAATTTAGTCTTCCCACTGAAAATCAGATGCCAAGTTTGACTCTGGTGTAG
- a CDS encoding alkaline phosphatase yields the protein MSGVLSIGSQILILFLVNQLAFATKATPSKKNPKNLILFIGDGMGSTVINATRLQFYGKGGALTIDSFPHTAKIKTSSLDNWVTDSAAAATAMATGKKVVNGALSVIMDSNSEKPSIPAPTLLEMAARAGKKVGLLTTTHITDATPAAFYSHVDSRKNTERIVQNLSLSPVNLIMGGGWKDLKSQESLLKKHFSIERNVFSAKKCEGADQKIIGAFADEDLPPAIETNSTGPLTLMKLSELALECLSASKNGFFLMVESEDIDESLHSRNIPQALYATRELDLAIDHTIKWLTRNNLRDNTLILVTADHDAGGLAINGPVPEGGLWTKDNDSGKFNIHLIKSLKASGTSYPVARLSTDTDVPGDINLPKAPHTSSDVDLFAMGPGADQIHGTIENTQIFELAVRLFIDPARKSQLKH from the coding sequence ATGTCTGGCGTTCTCTCAATTGGATCTCAAATCCTCATTTTGTTTTTGGTCAATCAATTGGCCTTTGCCACTAAGGCCACTCCCTCGAAAAAGAATCCAAAAAATTTAATTCTTTTTATTGGCGATGGAATGGGGTCAACTGTTATCAACGCCACTCGCTTACAGTTTTATGGGAAGGGCGGTGCGCTCACAATAGATAGCTTTCCACATACAGCAAAAATAAAGACTTCGTCGTTGGATAACTGGGTCACTGACTCTGCTGCAGCCGCCACGGCAATGGCCACAGGAAAAAAGGTCGTGAATGGGGCTTTGTCTGTAATCATGGATTCGAATAGCGAGAAACCAAGCATTCCAGCGCCGACCCTCTTGGAAATGGCGGCAAGGGCTGGAAAAAAGGTGGGCCTGCTCACAACGACTCATATCACTGATGCAACACCAGCTGCCTTTTACTCCCACGTTGATAGCCGCAAGAATACGGAAAGAATTGTTCAGAACTTAAGCCTGAGTCCAGTCAATCTGATAATGGGAGGAGGCTGGAAGGACCTGAAATCCCAAGAGAGCTTGTTGAAGAAGCATTTTTCCATTGAAAGAAATGTGTTTTCCGCCAAAAAATGTGAAGGAGCGGATCAGAAAATAATAGGGGCTTTTGCAGACGAGGATCTCCCTCCCGCCATTGAAACAAATTCCACAGGTCCACTCACACTCATGAAACTGAGTGAATTGGCCCTTGAGTGCCTCTCGGCCTCTAAAAATGGATTTTTCTTGATGGTCGAATCGGAGGACATTGACGAGTCCCTCCACAGTCGGAACATCCCTCAGGCCTTATATGCTACTCGAGAACTGGATTTGGCAATTGATCATACGATTAAGTGGCTAACTCGAAATAATCTGAGAGACAATACTCTTATTTTGGTGACCGCCGATCATGATGCCGGCGGTTTGGCCATAAACGGCCCTGTACCTGAAGGGGGTCTATGGACAAAGGACAATGATTCCGGAAAATTTAATATTCATCTGATAAAGAGCCTTAAAGCTTCTGGTACTTCGTATCCAGTTGCTCGCCTATCCACTGATACTGATGTACCGGGAGATATCAATTTGCCCAAGGCTCCTCATACATCTTCCGATGTCGATCTCTTCGCCATGGGTCCCGGCGCGGACCAAATTCACGGTACCATCGAAAACACCCAAATTTTTGAATTGGCAGTGAGGCTCTTCATTGATCCTGCTCGGAAATCTCAATTGAAGCACTGA
- a CDS encoding DUF885 domain-containing protein translates to MRLWFAPSILFLMFISLSSCHHQIREVPTLSDADNESARINRFFEKSFETDLKNSPQLQTELGIKTDYDRLDDYSEEFQKIENERARKNLQELHSFKFDSLSIEEQTSYRLFENETKQKLSEYEWRFHYHPFNQMFGYQSSFPAFLINKHTIDNENEALAYISRVAAFSIQMDQVLQGMADRERRGIIPPRFVFEKVKRDTKNLLRGLPLTNDTRIMHPIYEDFTSKISKVKYLSRLTKMKLSADLGLALQKSMAPSYRKFLGYWAKLYLKAKFNNGAWALPQGEAYYKSQLIKHTTTDLTAKEIHLLGLSEVNRIQSEMGEIARQLHFQGSLKDFFSYLKTSPHFYYPNTDGGRKEYISEVENLMRGMNENLARLLTIRPNANLIVKSVEPFREKSAGLAFYESPSEDGKRPGIYYLNTYNMKALPKWAMAALAHHEGLPGHHLQIAIATQLKGLPRFRRYTSSTAFIEGWGLYAEYIPKELGSYGDLYSDFGRLYIELCRACRLVVDTGIHFQKWTREQSIKYLTDQTPIDEREALVEVERYFISPGQATAYKIGMIKILDLRERAKLKLKDKFELPLFHDEVLRHGSLPLNILEEKIMSWIELRSRS, encoded by the coding sequence ATGAGACTTTGGTTCGCGCCTTCTATTCTTTTTCTAATGTTTATTTCGCTTTCGTCTTGCCATCACCAGATAAGAGAGGTGCCTACCTTATCTGATGCGGACAATGAATCAGCTAGAATCAATAGATTTTTTGAAAAGTCATTTGAAACCGATCTAAAAAATTCACCCCAACTTCAGACGGAATTAGGAATTAAAACTGATTACGACAGGCTAGATGACTATTCAGAAGAATTTCAAAAAATTGAAAACGAACGAGCCAGGAAGAATCTCCAGGAACTCCATTCTTTTAAATTTGATTCTCTTAGCATTGAAGAGCAAACAAGCTACCGTTTGTTCGAAAACGAAACCAAACAAAAGCTGAGTGAATATGAATGGAGATTTCATTATCACCCTTTCAACCAAATGTTTGGATATCAATCAAGCTTTCCCGCATTTCTGATCAACAAGCATACAATCGATAATGAAAACGAAGCTCTGGCTTATATCTCACGAGTTGCTGCCTTTTCAATTCAAATGGACCAAGTTTTGCAAGGCATGGCGGACCGTGAACGTAGAGGGATTATCCCACCCAGGTTTGTTTTTGAAAAGGTAAAAAGAGACACAAAAAACCTGTTGAGAGGTCTTCCTCTCACGAATGACACTAGGATCATGCATCCCATCTACGAAGATTTCACATCGAAGATCTCTAAAGTGAAATATCTGTCCAGGCTCACAAAAATGAAGCTCTCTGCCGATCTCGGCCTCGCTTTGCAAAAGAGCATGGCACCCTCATATCGAAAATTTCTGGGCTATTGGGCGAAGCTCTACCTAAAAGCAAAATTCAATAATGGAGCTTGGGCTCTTCCACAGGGGGAAGCGTACTACAAATCTCAATTGATTAAACATACTACAACGGACTTAACCGCCAAAGAAATTCATCTATTGGGTCTATCTGAGGTAAATCGCATTCAATCAGAAATGGGTGAGATTGCGAGACAATTGCACTTTCAAGGAAGTCTGAAAGACTTCTTTAGCTACCTTAAAACCAGTCCCCACTTTTACTATCCTAACACTGATGGCGGACGAAAGGAATATATCTCAGAGGTCGAGAATCTCATGAGAGGCATGAATGAGAACCTCGCTCGTTTATTGACCATCCGACCAAATGCCAACTTAATTGTAAAATCCGTAGAGCCCTTTCGTGAAAAGTCCGCGGGCCTTGCTTTCTATGAAAGTCCCTCAGAGGACGGAAAAAGGCCCGGAATCTACTACCTAAACACGTACAACATGAAAGCACTACCTAAATGGGCGATGGCAGCACTGGCGCATCACGAAGGTCTACCAGGCCACCATTTACAAATCGCAATCGCGACCCAATTGAAAGGACTCCCTCGTTTTCGGCGCTACACCTCATCCACTGCCTTTATCGAAGGCTGGGGACTTTATGCCGAGTATATTCCTAAGGAACTCGGCAGCTATGGTGATCTCTATTCAGATTTTGGGCGCCTTTATATTGAGCTTTGCAGGGCCTGTCGCCTCGTGGTCGATACAGGGATCCATTTTCAAAAGTGGACCAGGGAACAATCCATTAAGTACTTGACGGACCAAACTCCGATCGATGAGCGCGAGGCATTGGTGGAAGTGGAACGCTATTTTATCTCACCAGGGCAGGCCACTGCCTACAAGATCGGAATGATAAAAATTCTGGATCTCAGAGAAAGAGCGAAACTGAAACTCAAAGACAAATTTGAACTCCCTCTATTTCACGATGAAGTCCTCCGGCATGGTTCTCTTCCTCTCAATATCTTGGAGGAAAAAATCATGTCATGGATTGAACTTCGATCGCGGAGCTAA
- a CDS encoding DUF4214 domain-containing protein, whose product MKEGKNPQLPFLFESPSYFMISLNTVEFSELGFRDFVDGRYEVSLPMNPTLRKNTNAGLGGEFDFNQTADLSQNNLNGSLLGGAAFPMEMSNGIQDSVEQIGFRGQAIKFPASGSVVVQNHNVFKETNFGTTFEIFVKPISDLTTVAENAYLVLLNKPGSMSLILEKNRQLHGRITINGKEFSTGFIGSGLELNQWSHVATTHDPSLGLFRVFVNGQKISELKVDQGVMSASTSTLIIGPGGQNPVSKTDFLLHLDEFKFSSVARSSVELADSAGIPYAQRNRSLTALLPSSFTSRDVRLPLEINLDTNKVQLGFLLFNDPRLSSNDRISCSSCHSANNGFADPVDFSVGVSGQKLARHSPTVFNRLFGSTQMWDGRFTSLEQQSGGPVTHPAEMGMASYQALVSKLKLNSSYVKAFQTVYGSEIKPEHIGNALASFQLSLISGTSRYDSYFADGRTTALSLDEIKGKDLFFGKAKCAACHSGPNFTDELYHNTGLFPADADKGRGDISHRASESRFFKTPTLRNLSSSAPYMHNGSLQTLEQVVLLYNAGGTSDSLRDSEIKPLNLTSNEIAQLVSFLGTLNSEIKPIVIFDMSVKNVEDVYPTSSPPVPPPTVPPVCMPNSSTTSGCTQPTNGQSRKTCNSTGTAYGACTISCNTGFEVKNGQCVALPPPPPPPPPPAPAPVCTANSTTTSGCTQPANGQSKKTCNSTGTAYGACTISCNTGFEVKNGQCVALPPSGPRVDFFSILTSDLSRPMSNSDFVENLYRAVLGRGSDSSGFADHKAKLDSSAVTRENTRIGFMKSDEFLNVLFKTDNRAWVKNLYKTVLRRESDSGGENFWVNSLNAGTHSRLAAVNGFLNLSEYINITKKDNIEDGSSLSPVCTANSTTTSGCTQPTNGRRACNSGAASHRVCGETAGWRSLTPVCRRTLQRPLVALSRQMDRARRLATRPGRLTVPAQSLATRVLWCKTVSAWRSLHRQFVRRTLQRPLVALSRQMDRARRLATRPGRPTVLARSLATQALK is encoded by the coding sequence ATGAAGGAAGGCAAAAATCCTCAGCTTCCTTTTCTTTTTGAGTCGCCGAGTTATTTTATGATCTCATTAAATACAGTTGAATTTTCAGAGCTTGGGTTTCGAGATTTTGTGGATGGGAGGTATGAAGTTTCTTTGCCTATGAATCCAACGTTAAGAAAGAATACCAATGCCGGATTGGGTGGTGAGTTTGATTTTAATCAAACGGCAGATTTGTCGCAGAATAATTTGAACGGTTCGTTATTAGGTGGGGCGGCGTTTCCAATGGAAATGTCGAACGGTATTCAGGACTCCGTTGAACAAATCGGCTTTCGTGGTCAAGCGATAAAATTTCCGGCTTCTGGGTCCGTTGTGGTGCAGAATCATAATGTTTTTAAGGAGACAAACTTTGGAACAACCTTTGAAATATTTGTAAAGCCAATTTCTGACTTAACGACAGTTGCAGAGAATGCGTATTTAGTTTTACTTAACAAACCTGGATCGATGAGTTTAATTCTAGAAAAAAATCGTCAATTACATGGTCGAATTACAATCAATGGGAAGGAATTCTCAACGGGTTTTATTGGTTCAGGCTTGGAATTGAATCAGTGGAGTCATGTGGCGACAACGCATGACCCATCATTGGGTTTGTTTCGAGTGTTTGTAAATGGCCAGAAAATTTCTGAACTTAAAGTTGATCAAGGAGTGATGTCTGCGAGTACTTCAACATTAATTATCGGTCCTGGCGGTCAGAATCCAGTCAGTAAAACTGATTTTCTTTTACATCTCGATGAATTCAAATTTTCGAGTGTGGCACGCTCCTCTGTCGAGCTCGCCGATTCTGCGGGAATTCCCTATGCGCAAAGGAATAGGTCTTTGACTGCCCTGTTGCCGAGTTCGTTTACATCAAGGGATGTTCGATTGCCTTTAGAGATCAATTTGGATACAAACAAAGTACAGCTTGGATTTTTACTTTTTAACGATCCAAGATTATCCTCAAATGATAGGATTTCATGTTCCAGTTGTCATTCAGCAAACAATGGATTTGCAGATCCAGTTGATTTTTCAGTTGGGGTCTCTGGTCAAAAGCTCGCACGACATTCGCCTACTGTATTTAATCGTCTTTTTGGATCGACGCAAATGTGGGATGGCCGGTTTACCTCCTTGGAGCAGCAATCAGGAGGGCCGGTGACCCATCCTGCAGAGATGGGCATGGCAAGTTACCAGGCCCTTGTTTCTAAATTGAAATTAAATTCTTCGTATGTGAAAGCCTTCCAAACTGTTTACGGGAGTGAAATAAAACCTGAACATATTGGCAATGCATTGGCCTCGTTTCAATTGTCACTCATTTCTGGGACATCAAGGTACGATTCATATTTTGCCGACGGTCGTACTACAGCATTGTCGTTAGATGAAATTAAAGGAAAGGATTTATTCTTTGGAAAAGCCAAGTGTGCTGCTTGCCATTCCGGACCTAATTTTACAGATGAGCTTTATCACAACACAGGACTATTTCCAGCAGACGCGGACAAAGGTCGTGGTGATATCAGTCATCGAGCATCAGAGTCTCGCTTTTTTAAAACACCAACATTAAGAAATTTAAGCTCCTCCGCACCTTATATGCATAATGGTTCGCTGCAGACTTTGGAGCAAGTTGTTTTGTTGTATAATGCCGGTGGAACTTCAGATTCTTTGCGTGATTCAGAAATAAAGCCTTTGAATTTGACTTCCAATGAAATAGCTCAACTGGTTTCATTTTTGGGTACATTAAATTCAGAAATCAAGCCGATTGTTATTTTTGATATGTCCGTTAAGAATGTTGAAGATGTCTACCCGACGTCTTCACCACCGGTACCACCACCAACAGTGCCACCAGTTTGTATGCCCAACTCCAGCACGACGTCGGGTTGCACTCAGCCGACAAATGGACAGAGCAGGAAGACTTGCAACTCGACCGGCACGGCCTACGGTGCTTGCACGATCTCTTGCAACACAGGCTTTGAAGTAAAAAATGGTCAGTGTGTGGCACTGCCTCCACCTCCACCTCCACCTCCACCTCCAGCTCCAGCTCCAGTTTGTACGGCGAACTCCACGACCACCTCGGGTTGCACTCAGCCGGCAAATGGACAGAGCAAGAAGACTTGCAACTCGACCGGGACGGCTTACGGCGCCTGCACGATCTCTTGCAACACAGGCTTTGAAGTGAAAAATGGTCAGTGTGTGGCACTGCCTCCATCCGGTCCCAGGGTTGATTTTTTCTCAATACTAACCTCAGATTTATCGAGACCGATGTCGAATTCCGATTTTGTTGAGAACCTCTATCGAGCGGTTTTAGGACGAGGATCTGACAGTTCTGGATTTGCCGACCATAAGGCTAAGTTAGATTCAAGCGCTGTAACGAGAGAAAATACTCGAATTGGTTTTATGAAATCCGACGAGTTTCTCAATGTTCTCTTCAAGACCGACAATCGGGCGTGGGTGAAGAATTTGTACAAAACGGTTCTGAGACGAGAATCCGATTCGGGCGGCGAGAATTTCTGGGTGAATAGTTTGAATGCTGGAACGCATTCTCGCCTGGCTGCGGTGAATGGCTTTTTGAATTTGAGCGAATATATCAACATTACGAAAAAGGACAATATAGAAGATGGATCCTCGCTATCACCAGTCTGTACGGCGAACTCCACGACCACCTCGGGTTGCACTCAGCCGACAAATGGACGGAGAGCTTGCAACTCGGGGGCCGCCTCGCACCGGGTTTGTGGTGAAACGGCGGGGTGGCGCAGCCTCACGCCAGTTTGTCGGCGAACACTTCAACGACCTCTGGTTGCACTCAGCCGACAAATGGACAGAGCAAGAAGACTTGCAACTCGACCGGGACGGCTTACGGTGCCTGCACAATCTCTTGCAACACGGGTTTTGTGGTGCAAAACGGTCAGTGCGTGGCGCAGCCTCCACCGCCAGTTTGTACGGCGAACACTTCAACGACCTCTGGTTGCACTCAGCCGACAAATGGACAGAGCAAGAAGACTTGCAACTCGACCGGGACGGCCTACGGTGCTTGCACGATCTCTTGCAACACAGGCTTTGAAGTAA